Proteins from one Paraburkholderia acidisoli genomic window:
- a CDS encoding GGDEF domain-containing protein — protein sequence MLDPVNILLVTVLSSIMSLAILGSLRPARIPGVSRWIGAYVMASVALLLAGLQKLGVPVLTVFVSNTLLALAIVRVHEGCREFFGLRPRVNAAYAGCVVLAAGITWWYWVQPSLGARIAVVSAFHAAIYTSIGWLAWRCRPAARPVYSYRFVTMAAWFGAFAHALRGLMYGSGYVKQHNLLDFSPLNVAWLALGILVLPSLSIGMVLLAHDRMAERLERLANLDELTGALTRRAFLAQAGALLEAARNKKRRLTLAVVDIDHFKAVNDRYGHATGDRVLAQFGRIVNNGVRASDKFGRLGGEEFAVLFTDMTRDDAVRRLDELRRSILAVRRSADADASEDERGPQESLTFSAGVDEFHSSDTLATLMARADAALYLAKTRGRDCVVIA from the coding sequence ATGCTAGATCCGGTCAATATCCTTCTTGTCACGGTGCTGTCGAGCATCATGAGCCTGGCGATCCTCGGCTCGTTGCGACCGGCCCGTATTCCCGGTGTCAGTCGCTGGATCGGCGCGTATGTGATGGCGAGTGTCGCGCTGCTGCTCGCGGGTCTGCAGAAGCTCGGGGTGCCGGTGTTGACCGTTTTCGTGTCGAACACGCTGCTTGCGCTCGCCATCGTGCGGGTACACGAAGGATGCCGCGAGTTTTTCGGCTTGCGTCCGCGAGTGAATGCCGCTTATGCGGGCTGTGTCGTGCTGGCCGCCGGCATCACCTGGTGGTATTGGGTCCAGCCGAGTCTCGGGGCGCGCATCGCGGTGGTTTCCGCGTTTCATGCGGCGATCTACACGTCGATCGGCTGGCTCGCCTGGCGCTGCCGGCCGGCGGCTCGGCCCGTCTACAGCTATCGGTTCGTGACCATGGCGGCATGGTTCGGTGCGTTCGCGCATGCGCTTCGCGGTCTCATGTACGGCAGCGGCTACGTCAAACAGCACAACCTCCTCGACTTCTCGCCGCTCAATGTCGCGTGGCTCGCATTGGGCATTCTCGTGTTGCCTTCGCTGTCGATCGGCATGGTGCTGCTCGCACACGATCGCATGGCGGAGCGCCTCGAACGCCTCGCGAATCTCGACGAGCTTACCGGCGCACTCACGCGGCGCGCCTTTCTCGCGCAAGCGGGCGCCTTGCTCGAAGCCGCGCGCAACAAGAAGCGTCGCCTCACGCTGGCGGTCGTCGACATTGATCATTTCAAGGCCGTCAACGATCGCTATGGTCACGCCACGGGCGACCGCGTGCTCGCGCAATTCGGGCGCATCGTGAATAACGGTGTGCGTGCATCGGATAAATTCGGGCGGCTCGGTGGCGAAGAATTCGCCGTGCTGTTCACGGATATGACACGCGACGACGCCGTACGTCGCCTCGATGAACTGCGTCGCTCGATACTCGCCGTGCGCCGGAGTGCCGACGCGGACGCGAGCGAAGACGAACGGGGCCCGCAAGAAAGCCTTACATTTAGCGCAGGTGTCGACGAATTTCATTCCAGCGATACCCTTGCCACGCTAATGGCGCGCGCCGATGCCGCGCTTTATCTCGCCAAAACGCGCGGCCGTGACTGCGTGGTCATTGCCTGA
- a CDS encoding response regulator → MARLTERSAHSGRGNRERDLRALVKMPGILGSPRQARKKQRPDRHDWSRRSGKRRMATVLLVDDDTNALNALKELVGQEGYRVRTAADGADALQSALDDPPDVVISDCMMPRMDGLSLMREMRRSNKLARIPLVLVSALVTPPADADVVGFLRKPFAVSQLFDILHRVATP, encoded by the coding sequence ATGGCACGACTCACTGAACGATCCGCCCATTCCGGACGCGGCAACCGGGAACGCGATTTGCGCGCTCTCGTCAAAATGCCGGGCATCCTCGGCTCGCCGCGACAGGCTCGCAAAAAACAAAGGCCCGATCGCCACGATTGGTCGCGCCGCTCAGGTAAACGACGTATGGCTACTGTATTGCTCGTCGACGACGACACCAATGCGCTGAATGCACTCAAGGAACTGGTCGGACAGGAAGGTTATCGGGTCCGGACCGCGGCGGACGGCGCCGACGCGCTGCAAAGCGCCCTCGACGATCCTCCGGACGTGGTGATTTCCGATTGCATGATGCCCCGCATGGATGGCCTCTCCCTGATGCGGGAAATGCGCCGTAGCAACAAACTCGCACGCATTCCGCTTGTGCTCGTTTCCGCGCTCGTCACGCCGCCCGCCGACGCCGATGTCGTGGGTTTTCTTCGCAAACCCTTCGCAGTTTCACAACTGTTCGACATTCTGCATCGCGTCGCGACGCCTTGA
- a CDS encoding sensor histidine kinase, translating into MARAGAPRRAGKARTMSDSIQMNVSNNSLRLRRAWASMRPRFVRAFAPALRNLQYVKRRMRPLAVVASLGFPLYYYVWKDLFPQPYENLTLRLIGSLVFVPVLAFDHWPTPLKKLLPWYWYCATLYALPFFFTFMLLKNNGNEVWVESALIAAFVMVLLLDWLMLVLQFFVGIGLAVMAYCLTTDPIVLGSNYLTHLAIFSFAVAIGAVANYDQDRIQIEQERAMLATAGSVAHELRTPLVAIRVGAAGLMRYLPALLDTYLLAQRHRLAVPKIRVAHLHSMQGVVGRIEQEALHSNAIIDMLLATARFTGNMQNATSCSIAHCVETALARFPFREGDRRRVICNLRPDFAFYGSEMLTVHVLFNLLKNAFRHMGSIEGAQISIRLESGQRANRLIFSDTGTGISPEVLPHIFTRFYTSTTATDDVTLGAGIGLAFCRDVMQAMGGAITCSSVKGEYTEFVLTFPAP; encoded by the coding sequence ATGGCGCGAGCAGGCGCGCCACGCCGCGCGGGGAAAGCCAGAACGATGAGCGATTCCATTCAGATGAATGTCTCGAACAACTCGCTGCGACTTCGGCGAGCATGGGCGTCGATGCGTCCGCGATTCGTGCGCGCTTTCGCGCCGGCGCTGCGCAATCTGCAGTACGTCAAGCGGCGCATGCGTCCGCTCGCGGTGGTCGCGAGCCTGGGTTTTCCGCTGTATTACTACGTGTGGAAGGACCTCTTCCCGCAACCGTACGAGAACCTCACGCTGCGGCTGATCGGCTCGCTGGTATTCGTGCCGGTTCTCGCCTTCGATCATTGGCCCACGCCGCTCAAGAAGCTGTTGCCGTGGTACTGGTATTGCGCAACGCTCTATGCGCTGCCGTTCTTCTTCACGTTCATGCTGCTGAAGAACAATGGCAACGAAGTGTGGGTGGAAAGCGCGCTCATCGCCGCATTCGTGATGGTGCTGCTGCTCGACTGGCTCATGCTCGTACTACAGTTTTTTGTGGGCATTGGCCTCGCGGTCATGGCGTACTGCCTCACGACTGATCCCATCGTATTGGGTTCCAATTACCTCACGCATCTCGCGATCTTCTCATTCGCCGTCGCCATTGGCGCGGTGGCGAATTACGATCAGGACCGTATTCAGATCGAACAGGAGCGTGCCATGCTGGCCACCGCCGGCAGCGTCGCGCACGAATTGCGTACGCCGCTCGTGGCCATTCGCGTGGGTGCGGCGGGTCTGATGCGTTATTTGCCCGCGTTACTCGATACCTATCTTCTCGCGCAACGGCATCGCCTGGCCGTGCCGAAGATACGCGTAGCGCATCTACATTCCATGCAAGGCGTGGTGGGCCGCATCGAACAGGAAGCGCTACATTCGAATGCAATCATCGACATGCTGCTCGCCACCGCGCGCTTCACTGGCAACATGCAAAACGCAACATCATGCTCGATTGCGCATTGCGTGGAAACGGCGCTCGCACGCTTTCCATTTCGCGAAGGCGACCGCCGTCGCGTGATCTGCAATCTGCGTCCCGACTTCGCGTTTTACGGGTCGGAAATGCTCACCGTGCATGTGCTCTTTAATCTGCTGAAAAATGCGTTCCGGCATATGGGCAGCATTGAAGGCGCACAGATTTCGATTCGTCTTGAATCAGGGCAACGTGCCAATCGATTGATTTTCAGCGACACAGGAACCGGTATTTCTCCAGAGGTCTTGCCGCATATCTTCACGCGCTTTTATACTTCAACCACCGCCACCGATGACGTGACGCTCGGAGCAGGAATCGGGCTGGCATTCTGCCGCGATGTCATGCAAGCGATGGGTGGAGCGATCACCTGCTCCTCCGTAAAAGGCGAATACACCGAGTTCGTTTTGACATTCCCAGCGCCATGA
- a CDS encoding RrF2 family transcriptional regulator: MATSSFISTGVEYGLHCLLYLAGTSAGVREASVRDLAEMQGVPVDYAAKLFTRLAKAGLVASTEGVRGGFALARPAQDISVHDVVEAIDGDKALFDCREVRTQCALFDEEAPAWATRGTCSIHAVMQAAERAMREELKHHTLAELASRANAKAPASHGRHVVEWFSERAANRRGDR; this comes from the coding sequence ATGGCCACATCGTCTTTTATCAGCACCGGCGTCGAGTACGGTTTGCACTGCCTGCTCTATCTCGCGGGCACGTCCGCGGGCGTGCGCGAAGCCAGCGTGCGCGATCTTGCGGAAATGCAGGGCGTACCCGTGGATTACGCTGCGAAGCTGTTCACGCGGCTCGCCAAAGCCGGGCTGGTCGCGTCCACGGAAGGCGTGCGCGGCGGCTTCGCACTCGCGCGGCCCGCGCAGGACATCAGCGTGCACGACGTGGTCGAGGCTATCGACGGCGATAAAGCGCTGTTCGACTGCCGCGAAGTTCGCACGCAGTGCGCGCTATTCGACGAAGAGGCACCGGCGTGGGCCACGCGCGGCACCTGCTCGATTCATGCAGTCATGCAAGCGGCCGAGCGTGCCATGCGCGAAGAGCTCAAACATCACACGCTCGCGGAACTCGCCTCGCGCGCCAATGCAAAAGCGCCCGCATCGCACGGGCGCCATGTGGTCGAGTGGTTCAGCGAACGCGCGGCCAACCGGCGCGGCGATCGCTGA
- a CDS encoding PRC-barrel domain-containing protein: MAYTQTQNSSVSGDGNGARIVGSDSSRTAGPGPSVMASSTLDGDRVFSSNGDEVGKVKDIMIDVQSGRIAYMVMSSGGFLGIGDKLLAVPWNALTLDADRKCFVLDLTSERVKNAPGFDKGHWPSMADRTWASSVHQYYGREPYWGSDRGLPLEEPGEPPEAGGVKL; encoded by the coding sequence ATGGCTTATACCCAAACCCAGAATAGTTCGGTTTCAGGCGATGGCAACGGCGCGCGCATTGTCGGTAGCGACTCGTCGAGAACAGCCGGTCCGGGGCCTTCCGTGATGGCGTCCAGCACGCTCGACGGCGATCGCGTGTTTAGCTCGAATGGCGACGAGGTCGGCAAGGTAAAGGACATCATGATCGACGTGCAAAGCGGCCGTATCGCCTACATGGTGATGTCGAGCGGCGGCTTTCTAGGGATCGGCGACAAACTGCTTGCCGTGCCTTGGAACGCACTCACGCTCGACGCGGATCGCAAATGTTTCGTGCTCGATCTCACTTCGGAACGTGTGAAGAACGCGCCGGGCTTCGACAAGGGTCACTGGCCTTCCATGGCGGATCGCACGTGGGCCAGCTCCGTGCATCAGTATTATGGGCGTGAACCCTACTGGGGCTCGGACCGCGGACTCCCGCTCGAAGAACCGGGCGAGCCGCCCGAAGCAGGCGGCGTGAAGCTGTAA
- a CDS encoding NAD(P)/FAD-dependent oxidoreductase, which yields MSKRILIIGAGFAGMWSALSAARLIDEAGRGDIEVMLIAPDPHLHVRPRLYEEGPANMKAPLRDIFDAVGVRFVQGTVERIHVDRNEVDMVSVTGEAATVHYDRLVLATGSRLFRPAIPGLAQYAFSVDQTDEAAELEAHIKSLAQAADTPARNTVVVAGGGFTGIETAAEMPARLRAALGEQANVNVVVVERAEAIGPDLGAGPRPVIEEALRELGVKWRLGAGVTSVDANGVPMDDGTRIDSNTVIWTAGLRASTLTEQISARRDATGRLYVDRNLAVEGVPGVYATGDVARAATDDAGNYTMMSCQHAMNLGRSAGHNVAADLLGLEAIPYSQPKYVTCLDLGPWGAVYTEGWEREVKLKGSEAKQLKHRINTEWIYPPRAQREEAFAAADPRRIVVA from the coding sequence ATGTCGAAGCGCATTTTGATTATCGGGGCCGGGTTCGCCGGCATGTGGAGTGCCTTGAGCGCGGCGCGTCTGATCGACGAAGCCGGTCGCGGCGACATCGAAGTCATGCTGATCGCACCGGATCCGCACTTGCACGTGCGTCCGCGCCTGTATGAAGAAGGGCCGGCGAATATGAAGGCGCCGCTCAGGGACATTTTTGACGCCGTGGGTGTGCGTTTCGTGCAAGGCACGGTCGAGCGCATTCATGTCGACCGCAATGAGGTCGACATGGTGAGCGTGACGGGCGAGGCCGCCACGGTGCACTACGACAGGCTCGTGCTGGCCACGGGTAGCCGGCTGTTCCGCCCGGCCATTCCGGGTCTTGCGCAGTATGCCTTCAGCGTCGATCAAACCGACGAAGCGGCCGAACTGGAAGCCCACATCAAGTCGCTCGCGCAGGCGGCGGACACGCCGGCACGCAACACGGTGGTGGTGGCGGGCGGCGGCTTCACGGGTATCGAAACGGCCGCGGAAATGCCGGCACGCTTGCGCGCCGCGTTGGGCGAACAGGCGAACGTGAACGTGGTGGTCGTCGAGCGAGCGGAAGCGATCGGTCCCGATCTCGGCGCGGGTCCGCGCCCCGTGATCGAAGAAGCGCTGCGCGAACTGGGCGTGAAGTGGCGCCTAGGTGCGGGCGTGACGTCAGTTGACGCGAATGGCGTGCCGATGGACGACGGCACGCGCATCGACTCGAACACGGTGATCTGGACGGCCGGCTTGCGCGCGAGCACGCTCACCGAGCAGATTTCCGCGCGCCGCGATGCCACGGGGCGTCTTTACGTCGATCGCAACCTGGCGGTGGAGGGTGTGCCGGGCGTGTACGCCACGGGCGACGTCGCCCGCGCGGCCACCGACGACGCCGGCAATTACACGATGATGTCGTGCCAGCACGCCATGAATCTGGGGCGCTCGGCCGGTCATAACGTGGCGGCGGATCTGCTCGGCCTCGAAGCCATTCCCTATAGTCAGCCGAAATATGTGACCTGTCTCGACCTCGGTCCGTGGGGAGCGGTGTACACAGAGGGTTGGGAGCGTGAAGTCAAGCTCAAGGGCAGTGAAGCGAAGCAACTCAAACACCGCATCAATACCGAGTGGATTTATCCGCCGCGTGCGCAACGTGAGGAGGCGTTCGCCGCGGCCGACCCGCGTCGTATCGTCGTGGCCTAG
- a CDS encoding response regulator, translating into MTKAIQPFSYPTTVAFVDDSAAFLSNLSLQLEPDLAFRLFSSPSEGLKYLNGRTLPDQAPEPIFSAYLDRTEENDAHQVIAMRVDAIRSLVHNPARFNSVSVVVVDYDMPELNGMEFCRRITDPSIKKIVLTGKADEHLAVKSFNEGLIDRFIRKHEMDAVDTLNQAIRDMQIAYFDRCCRTVLDALSVSEYAFLKDHALAAHVAGICDSLGIVEHYLSYQPHGLLMFDGEGTAYLLIIHTEESLRGVREIAVEQGAPMGFLTELDSHRTLPYFWRTEGYYPAQCAEWQPYMHTASTFEGDRRYVYAIVKKPAGLALDNVMPYDRHLDQLDREIQAAWDSH; encoded by the coding sequence ATGACGAAAGCCATTCAGCCGTTCTCGTATCCGACCACCGTCGCGTTCGTCGACGACAGTGCCGCGTTCCTCTCGAACCTGAGCCTACAACTCGAACCCGACCTCGCGTTCCGCCTGTTCAGTTCGCCCAGCGAAGGCCTGAAATACCTCAACGGCCGCACGCTGCCCGATCAGGCGCCGGAACCCATTTTCAGCGCTTACCTCGATCGCACCGAAGAAAACGATGCGCATCAGGTTATCGCCATGCGAGTGGACGCCATTCGCAGCCTCGTGCACAACCCCGCGCGCTTCAATTCGGTTTCAGTCGTCGTGGTCGATTACGACATGCCCGAGTTGAATGGTATGGAGTTCTGCCGCCGCATCACCGACCCGTCAATCAAGAAGATCGTGCTGACGGGTAAAGCCGACGAACACCTCGCCGTAAAAAGCTTCAATGAAGGGCTGATCGATCGCTTCATTCGCAAACACGAAATGGATGCGGTGGATACGCTCAATCAGGCCATTCGCGATATGCAAATCGCGTATTTCGATCGTTGTTGCCGCACGGTGCTCGATGCGCTCTCGGTTTCCGAATATGCGTTTCTTAAAGATCACGCACTCGCGGCGCATGTCGCTGGCATTTGCGATTCATTGGGCATTGTCGAACATTATCTTTCTTATCAACCGCATGGCTTGTTGATGTTCGACGGCGAAGGCACCGCTTACCTGCTCATCATTCACACCGAAGAGTCACTGCGCGGCGTGCGTGAAATTGCCGTCGAACAAGGTGCGCCCATGGGTTTCCTCACCGAACTCGACAGTCATCGCACCTTGCCTTATTTCTGGCGTACCGAAGGCTATTACCCGGCGCAATGCGCGGAATGGCAACCCTATATGCATACGGCCTCGACCTTCGAAGGCGACCGGCGTTATGTCTATGCCATCGTCAAGAAGCCGGCCGGTCTCGCGCTCGACAACGTCATGCCCTACGACCGGCATCTCGACCAGCTCGATCGCGAGATCCAGGCAGCGTGGGATTCGCACTGA
- the cqsA gene encoding alpha-hydroxyketone-type quorum-sensing autoinducer synthase has protein sequence MKVGSNWRSAHNNDAALPAFLAARVDRYYTERVQESWAGGHIMKGRVADDRALHLSSNDYLSIARHPEILDAMCGSIRSEGNGLLMSGVFLHGDDCPQLQLEDRLASYMGAEAGVLCQSGFAANTGLIQSIANAQTPVYVDMMAHMSLWEGIRSAGARAISFFHNDVDHLEQRIQRYGAGVVIVDSVYSTNGSVAPLAAIADVCAEHDCVLVVDESHSLGTHGPSGAGMVAELGLVDRVHFRTASLAKAFAGRAGFISCSRRFQEYFKCEALPAIFSSTLLPHEVMGLAATLNVIEREDWRRARLAANARYVRARLAELGYNLNGSETQIIALEAGPEPQTIVLRDALERRGIFGSVFCAPATAQNRSLVRISINAALSEQELERIVEVCEQIRDEVQMWNWPSTRRNERVGRVRTRMPQPVVSMPMVAVAA, from the coding sequence ATGAAAGTTGGCAGCAACTGGCGTAGCGCACACAACAACGACGCGGCGTTGCCCGCGTTTCTTGCGGCACGTGTCGATCGCTATTACACGGAGCGCGTGCAGGAAAGCTGGGCCGGGGGGCACATCATGAAGGGACGCGTGGCAGATGACCGCGCCTTGCATCTGTCGAGCAACGACTATCTCTCGATCGCACGACACCCGGAAATTCTCGACGCGATGTGCGGGAGCATACGCTCGGAAGGCAATGGTCTGTTGATGTCGGGTGTTTTTCTGCACGGCGACGATTGCCCGCAACTCCAGCTCGAAGATCGGCTGGCGTCCTATATGGGCGCGGAAGCCGGCGTACTGTGTCAATCCGGTTTTGCCGCGAATACCGGACTCATTCAATCGATCGCCAATGCGCAAACGCCGGTTTATGTCGACATGATGGCGCACATGTCATTGTGGGAAGGCATACGTAGCGCAGGCGCGCGCGCAATTAGTTTCTTCCACAACGATGTCGATCATCTCGAGCAACGCATTCAGCGTTACGGTGCAGGTGTCGTGATCGTCGATTCGGTTTACAGCACCAACGGTAGCGTGGCGCCGCTCGCGGCCATCGCGGACGTTTGCGCGGAGCACGACTGCGTGCTGGTGGTCGACGAATCGCATTCGCTCGGCACGCATGGGCCGAGCGGCGCGGGGATGGTGGCGGAACTCGGTCTTGTCGACCGCGTGCACTTTCGCACCGCGAGTCTGGCGAAAGCCTTTGCAGGGCGCGCGGGCTTCATCAGCTGCTCGCGCCGCTTCCAGGAGTATTTCAAATGCGAGGCCTTGCCCGCGATTTTCAGCTCGACGTTATTGCCGCATGAGGTGATGGGGCTGGCGGCCACGCTCAACGTGATCGAACGCGAAGACTGGCGGCGCGCCCGTCTTGCAGCCAATGCACGCTATGTACGCGCGCGCCTTGCCGAACTCGGCTACAACCTCAACGGCAGCGAGACGCAGATCATCGCGCTCGAAGCAGGCCCCGAACCGCAGACGATCGTACTGCGTGATGCGCTCGAACGACGCGGCATCTTCGGTTCGGTGTTTTGCGCGCCCGCTACCGCGCAGAATCGTTCGCTGGTGCGCATCTCCATCAATGCGGCGCTGAGCGAGCAGGAACTGGAGCGTATCGTGGAGGTGTGCGAGCAGATTCGCGACGAAGTGCAGATGTGGAACTGGCCTTCCACGCGCCGCAATGAACGCGTGGGCCGCGTGCGCACGCGCATGCCGCAGCCGGTGGTGAGTATGCCGATGGTGGCCGTGGCGGCGTAG
- a CDS encoding DUF2795 domain-containing protein encodes MNPAPSHASAVASRDIANALADRVQSALDGVTWPAHPATLLECAAGYGAGRDVMDALRGLPDEAYGSFPEVSASIVATQMRAHQSESAPDGTTH; translated from the coding sequence ATGAACCCCGCTCCCTCCCATGCCTCCGCCGTAGCATCGCGCGACATTGCCAATGCGCTTGCCGACCGCGTTCAGAGCGCGCTCGACGGTGTCACGTGGCCCGCCCACCCCGCCACGCTGCTCGAGTGCGCGGCGGGCTACGGCGCCGGCCGCGACGTCATGGATGCCCTGCGCGGTTTGCCCGACGAGGCGTACGGCAGCTTCCCGGAGGTCTCGGCGTCGATCGTCGCGACACAGATGCGCGCCCATCAAAGCGAATCGGCTCCTGATGGCACGACTCACTGA
- a CDS encoding alpha/beta fold hydrolase → MTQSEFATLPATATRDALRIEYRWIGTARQDAPLAVFLHEGLGSVAMWKDWPAALCERLGMRGLVYSRPGYGRSTPRAHDTKWPVNFMSHQARDVLPALLDALDIGAAERARMWLVGHSDGASITLLHAAAFPDAIAGAIVIAPHVFVEDISVTSIAEAKVAYETTSLRDKLARYHDDVDSAFYGWNDIWLDPAFRAWNIVDEIGTISAPLLAVQAHDDHYGTMAQVEAIGNVVKHARVHALPHGGHSPHRDAPQLLDDVIVQFIASHRASAA, encoded by the coding sequence ATGACTCAAAGCGAATTCGCGACCCTTCCCGCCACTGCCACGCGCGACGCGCTGCGCATCGAGTATCGATGGATCGGCACAGCGCGTCAGGACGCACCGCTCGCCGTATTTCTGCACGAAGGGCTGGGCTCCGTCGCGATGTGGAAAGACTGGCCTGCCGCCTTGTGCGAACGGCTCGGCATGCGCGGGCTCGTGTATTCGCGTCCCGGCTACGGACGCTCCACGCCACGCGCGCACGACACGAAATGGCCCGTGAATTTCATGTCGCATCAGGCTCGCGACGTGCTGCCCGCACTCCTCGACGCGCTGGATATCGGCGCCGCCGAGCGCGCCCGTATGTGGCTCGTCGGCCATAGCGACGGGGCCTCGATCACGCTGCTCCACGCCGCGGCGTTTCCCGATGCCATCGCGGGAGCGATCGTCATTGCGCCGCATGTGTTCGTGGAAGACATTTCGGTGACCAGCATCGCCGAAGCGAAAGTTGCGTACGAAACCACTTCGTTGCGCGACAAGCTCGCGCGTTATCACGACGACGTCGATTCGGCATTCTATGGCTGGAACGATATCTGGCTCGATCCGGCTTTTCGCGCGTGGAATATCGTCGACGAGATCGGGACGATCAGCGCACCACTGCTCGCAGTGCAAGCGCACGACGACCATTACGGCACCATGGCGCAGGTCGAGGCGATTGGCAACGTGGTGAAGCATGCCCGCGTGCATGCGCTGCCGCATGGCGGTCATTCACCGCATCGCGATGCGCCGCAATTGCTCGACGACGTCATCGTGCAGTTCATTGCGTCCCACCGCGCTTCCGCAGCCTGA